The genomic DNA GAGGAGGCGATCCGCGTCGTCATGGACACGGGCATCGCTTCCGCAAGCGGCCTTCAGCGCTATCTCAACATCGGTTATCCCAGGGCCGGCCGGGTGATTACGGGCCTGGAACAGCTTGGCATCGTGGGGCCGCAGTCCGGGAACTCCTCGAAGCCACGGGATATCCTGATGGACGAGGAGGGCGCCTTCGAGGCCCTGGAGCGCGCGCGGACGGGCGGACTTTTCGATGAGGATTGAGGCGCGTGCGCTCCTCTGAACCCGTGTCCCCCTTAGAGTCGCCCGAGTTTGAATTCGAGGCGGCGCTCGAGCTGGAGTTGCCTCGGATGCGTGCTCTTTTGAGGCGGCACGGGGAGACGCCGTCAAGCTCTCCACCTCTGCTGCTGGTCCTGGGGGGCCGTGCTCCCGATCCCGATTGGCTGCGGAAGGTCTCCGTCGGACGGGAGACCTGGGCCCTGGACCGGGGGGCCGACGCCTGCCGGGCCGCGGGGGTCGTGCCGACCCGCATCCTGGGGGATTTCGACAGCGTCTCGGAGGGGGCCAGGGAATGGGCCGAGCGGATGGGCGCGAGAGCGGACCGTTATAGTCCGGACAAGGACGATACGGACTTCCAGCTGGCCCTGAGGCTGCTGTCCGGGGATGTCGTCGTCACCGGGTGCTGGGGCGGGCGTTTCGACCACGCCTTCTCGAACGTCTTTTCATCGCTTGGGGCCATGGAGCGCGGAGTGAGGGTCCTCTGGTTCGCCGACGAACGCGAGGTCCTC from uncultured Fretibacterium sp. includes the following:
- a CDS encoding thiamine diphosphokinase, coding for MRALLRRHGETPSSSPPLLLVLGGRAPDPDWLRKVSVGRETWALDRGADACRAAGVVPTRILGDFDSVSEGAREWAERMGARADRYSPDKDDTDFQLALRLLSGDVVVTGCWGGRFDHAFSNVFSSLGAMERGVRVLWFADEREVLFPLRGPAKLELDFEIPPSVLSLLSLTASCQGVSIENVKWPLDDVKLAQGSPREISNVPLGRLVRVEVRSGVLGVYGKWENGEWGI